From the genome of Candidatus Binatia bacterium:
CACCTTCCGCTTCTTGCGCGGCCAGACTTGCAAGCGAAGTTGCCGGTAGATACGGAGAAACCGCGTCTCGCCGACTTCGTAACCCTCCCGCCGGCGTAGGATAATAAAAAGTCGTCGCCAGCCCCAGCGCGGGCGCTCTTGCGCGAGTTCGTGCATTCGGGCCTTGAGCGCCGGATCATCGACCTGCCTGCGGCGATAGTAGAGGTTGCTGCGGTTGTAGCCGGCGAGCTGGCAGGCCCGCACGATCGAGATGCCCCGGTCTTCCAACGCCCTCACCGCTTCTTGACGCTGCGAGGGCCCCAGCCGTTTTTTTCGACCAGCTCTTTCATCGCGTCGACCTCCAGCGAGAGGCGAGCAATGATCCGGTCTTTGCGCCGGTTCTCGTCCTCAAGCTGCTTCAACCGTACAAGATCGCTAGCGTCGAGGCCGCCATAGCGATCTTTCCAGAGGCGGATCGTGTTGCCGTGGATACCGTGCTTGCGCCCGAGCTCAGTCGCCGTCACGCCGGCATCGAGTTCGCGCAGAATCCCCACGATCTGGGCCTCGGTGAATCGGCTCTTTCGCATGTGAGTCTCCTAGCCGGGCAGTACGCCCGAGAGCTCACAGTCTCCGTCCGTCCGAATCCGCGCCTACAGGTCACCTCGGGTACGGCTTGCGTCACCCGCGCGTGCGGCGTTTCGTGCACGACGGCTTCGATTCGGAGATTGCGTAACGCGAACATTAGGATTTGTTCGACCTGGCCGGGCTTCACGCAGCCGCGCCGCCGCTCGGTCTCAACGAAATTCGCGTTTTACCTTGTGCTGGCCGGGCACGCTAACCGTGAGCGGGGTTCGTGCCTTCCGAAGACAGACACGATCATGGGTAGAAAGCGCATTGCTGGACCGGTCTGCCGTGAAGCGGTATGTCAGTGCTCGAGGTTTTCAAGGGCAGCGTAGATAGCGGACCGCGTCTCAGTAAGGCGATCGTTGACGTGCTGTGCTGTCGGTCCTAGTATCTTTGGATCGAACCAAAGGTCGTTGAAGCTCCCCATACCTCCGAAAAGATTCATTCTGAGCAACGCTATCTGAGCCGCATCGATCGGGCCAGCTTGGGCTTCTATCAGATCCGCAATGGTACGCAGAGTCGCAGACCACGCCGACCAAGCCCTCGTATATTGATCAAACTCACGGGACCTCGCCGGTAATGGCCCTTCGATGCCTAAGGGGCCTGTCGCGGATTCCACCACTGTCCGCAAGGGGGACATGTCTTGTATCGCGGCCCTTAATCCCTTGATCAATGCCAGCTTGCTCATGGGAACGGCCTGGAGCCAGCGTTTATCAGAACCGCTGCATTTCTTATGAATATCTGTACTGCCGTGTCGGCCCCGCCCTCGTGGTTTGGGGAAATGGTTGCGAACCGGGGAATCGTGCGAGTGATCAAACGGTTCAGCGGCGCACAATCTTGATTCCGTTGAGCTCGTTCGAGCGCGGCCGCCGCTTCCTCGACGAACCTCATGGCGCCGCCTTTCGCGTTGGTAGCACGACGCTCCAACCAGCAGACTCTAGGTCGAAATGTGGGCAGGTGCCGTGTGTTTCTCCTGCGTCCGGTAGCATACGGTAGAGGAGCCCATCATACCTCAAGATGGCTGGGACTGCAAAACCGGGGGCGTATTGACAAAGGACCGCGAGCACGTGATTAACAGCCTGGGAAGCGAGCACGCCGTTCATCGAGATGACTTGTTGGTCCGGTGCACCCACGATATATTCTTCGCGGTCGTCCGTCAAGGCCGCTTCCGTGACGATCTCCAAACAGCGGAGGCATGGGCCATTTACAAAAGACGTGGCGATTTGACCACCGATGGCACGTACCGTGCCGTCGTCGGTAACGTCGATTCCCAAGCCGATGTCTATGTACGGCACGATTGCACTACGGCAGATTCGTTCCAGATTTGACCGTGCGCGAATTCCGTCGACGGCGCCGATGACGACATCACTGCGTTTGAGCCATCGTCGCCCGGCATCACTTTCTGCTCGATCAATAACGGGAACGACGCGACCCCCAAGGCCAGCGAGCCGTTCAGCAAGCACCGCTGCTTTAGATCGGCCAACATCGGAATAACTACAGCAGGGCAATCGATTAACATTAGAGGTCGCAATGACGTCCGGGTCGATAATAGCTACTGTACCAACGGCAAGATGCGCTAGTTGCTGCGCAATATGTGATCCGCCGCCGCCCCCGCCCACGACGGAGACGACGGCACTAGCGAGCCTGTTGAGCCCATTTCCTAAAAATGTCAGGCGGCTACGGTCGATCACGCCTTTTTGTGCCCTTGACTGTTCCAGTCAGCAACTGCAACGACACGTGCGTCGGCAAGACGATGCCCCACCGCGACGACTGC
Proteins encoded in this window:
- a CDS encoding ThiF family adenylyltransferase encodes the protein MIDRSRLTFLGNGLNRLASAVVSVVGGGGGGSHIAQQLAHLAVGTVAIIDPDVIATSNVNRLPCCSYSDVGRSKAAVLAERLAGLGGRVVPVIDRAESDAGRRWLKRSDVVIGAVDGIRARSNLERICRSAIVPYIDIGLGIDVTDDGTVRAIGGQIATSFVNGPCLRCLEIVTEAALTDDREEYIVGAPDQQVISMNGVLASQAVNHVLAVLCQYAPGFAVPAILRYDGLLYRMLPDAGETHGTCPHFDLESAGWSVVLPTRKAAP
- a CDS encoding transposase, encoding MRKSRFTEAQIVGILRELDAGVTATELGRKHGIHGNTIRLWKDRYGGLDASDLVRLKQLEDENRRKDRIIARLSLEVDAMKELVEKNGWGPRSVKKR